Below is a genomic region from Corallococcus macrosporus.
GCGGGTGTGCAGGATGCCCGTGCGGGCGCCAGTGGGGTCGGTATTCAGGAGTTCGAAGCGGACGGCCATTGTCGGGCCTTATACCCAGCCCGCCCGTCCGGCCGCACCCGCTTCCTGGGGGACGCCCGCCTGGTCTCCAGGAGGCCGCTCCGCCTCGGGGACGCCGGTTTCCCTACCCCACCCCCGGGGACGGGGCCGGAAGCCGGCATTTCCGGGGCGTGTCGACGGTTACATTGGGTCCTCCAGTCACCGATTCACCGCGCGTCTTGGGTCGCCGCGCCATTTCCGTTACAAGCCGCCGCCATGTTCAACGTCATCAACGTCTCCAAGGCCTACGGGCCCAAGAAACTTTTCGAGGAGGTCAACGTCGCCTTCTCGCCGGGCCGTCGCTACGGCCTGACCGGTCCGAACGGGGCCGGCAAGTCCACGTTCATGAAGATCCTCGCGGGTGACGAGGAGCAGGACATGGGCGAGATCATCCGCCCCCGCAAGCTGGGCATCCTGCGCCAGGACCACTTCCGCTACGAGAACGACCGCGTCATCGACGTGGTGCTGATGGGCAACCGCCACCTGTGGGCGGCCATGGATGAGAAGAACAAACTCCTGGCCAAGGCGGACATCACCGAGGAGGACGGCAACCGGCTGGGTGAGCTGGAAGGCGTCATCGCGGAAGAGGACGGCTATTCGGCGGAGAGCGACGCGGCCACGCTGCTGGCGGGTCTGGGCATCGAGGAGTCCTTCCACGAAGAGCCCATGCGCCAGCTCACCGGCGGCCTGAAGCTGCGTGTGTTGCTCGCGCAGGCGCTGTTCGGCAAGCCGGAAGGACTGCTGCTGGACGAGCCCACGAACAACCTGGACATCGATTCCATCCGCTGGCTGGAGAACTTCCTCCATGCGTATGAGGGCGTGCTGATCACCATCAGCCACGACCGGCACTTCCTGAACTCCATCTGCACGCACATCGCGGACATCGATTACGAGACCATCATCCAGTACACGGGTGGTTACGACGACATGGTCCGGCAGAAGTCGCAGCTGCGGACCCGGGTCGAGTCCGAGACGGCGGAGAAGAAGAAGAAGATCGCCCAGCTGCAGGACTTCGTGGCGCGCTTCCACGCGGGTACGCGTGCGTCGCAGGTGCAGAGCCGCATCAAGCAGATCGACAAGCTGAAGACGGAGGACCTGAAGCGCTCGAACATCGCGCGGCCGTTCATCCGGTTCGACCAGAAGGTGATCAGCGGCCGGCAGACGCTGATGTTCGAGGGCCTGAAGAAGTCCTTCGACGGGCAGCAGGTCATCAAGCCGTTCAAGGCGCTGGTCTGCAAGGGCGAGCGCATCTGCGTCATCGGCCGCAACGCCGTGGGCAAGTCCACGCTGGTGAAGATGCTGGCGGGACAGCTGGAGCCGGACGCGGGGACCATCACCTGGGGTCACCAGGCGACGGTGGGCTACCTGCCGCAGGACCACCACGGCGTCATCCACAAGGGCACGACGTGCTTCGGCTACCTCCGGGAGATCAGCGAGAAGCTGACGAACGAAGAGATCTCCGGCGTGCTGGGCCGGATGCTCTTCTCCGGTGAGGAGCGGATGAAGCCCACGGACACGCTCTCCGGTGGTGAGACGGTGCGCGTGCTGTTGTCCAAGCTGATGATCATGCAGGACAACGTGCTGATCCTGGACGAGCCGACGAACCACCTGGACCTGGAGTCCATCGCGGCGCTGGCGGAAGGCCTGTCCAAGTTCGACGGCACGGTCATCTGCGTGACGCACGACCAGGAGCTCATCTCCGAGGTCGCGACCCGCATCTGGAGCCTCGAGGCGGGCAAGGAAGTCCTCGACTTCAACGGCCCCTACTCCGAGTTCATGGAGAAGCACGCGGACGCGGCGCAGAAGCGCCGGTAGTCACCGAGTCACAGCTGTAGGCAGTGCCAAACGCCGCCCGTTTCCGGTCCGTCCGGAAGCGAGGCGGTGTTTGTTTCTTCAAGGGCCTGATGGAGGCATCAAGGCGGGCTATTTGCCTCGCTCATTTACCGGCGAAGTGCGCTGCGCTCACACTGCCGGGTCTCGGCGTCGAGGGGGACACCTTTCTTGTGCTGATAGATATAGAACCCGGCAGCGCTGCTTCGTCCCAGCACGCGGACGGTGCGTGTGTCTCCGCTGGTCTTGTCCGGAGTGAAAATCTCTTCAGCAGTCTTGCCAGCCTCCACCAGTTCGAGAAGTTCCAACAACGCTTCTCGCTTTGTATCAGCATTGACGACGTAAGGACCATTCCAACGACCGTCGGAGAAGTGCTGGAGTTTGAACGACGTCCAAGCAGAGCGATAGGAGTGGTTCGTGGTGCATCCACACAACTGGGCGCATTGGACGCCATTTCCATGAATCCACGTCCGGATCGCTTGGATAAATGTTTCGAAGCTGGAGTATCTCTTCACCTCAAACGCAACAGAGGGCATGACTCAATGCTCCTTCAGTTCGTCAACCGATCTTGTCTTGTGCTCTGGGGTCAACGCACCTTCGATTGAAGCACGCCAGTCAGCGCCTCCATGAACGAGGGGGCGCCGTACCAAAAAGCAAAGTGCTCGCAACCACAATAGACTCGATGCTTATG
It encodes:
- a CDS encoding ABC-F family ATP-binding cassette domain-containing protein is translated as MFNVINVSKAYGPKKLFEEVNVAFSPGRRYGLTGPNGAGKSTFMKILAGDEEQDMGEIIRPRKLGILRQDHFRYENDRVIDVVLMGNRHLWAAMDEKNKLLAKADITEEDGNRLGELEGVIAEEDGYSAESDAATLLAGLGIEESFHEEPMRQLTGGLKLRVLLAQALFGKPEGLLLDEPTNNLDIDSIRWLENFLHAYEGVLITISHDRHFLNSICTHIADIDYETIIQYTGGYDDMVRQKSQLRTRVESETAEKKKKIAQLQDFVARFHAGTRASQVQSRIKQIDKLKTEDLKRSNIARPFIRFDQKVISGRQTLMFEGLKKSFDGQQVIKPFKALVCKGERICVIGRNAVGKSTLVKMLAGQLEPDAGTITWGHQATVGYLPQDHHGVIHKGTTCFGYLREISEKLTNEEISGVLGRMLFSGEERMKPTDTLSGGETVRVLLSKLMIMQDNVLILDEPTNHLDLESIAALAEGLSKFDGTVICVTHDQELISEVATRIWSLEAGKEVLDFNGPYSEFMEKHADAAQKRR